A genome region from Arthrobacter agilis includes the following:
- a CDS encoding DNA-binding protein produces MAKDSTIRGLIKTGDLSAIRVGGRVQRRIERVKLEEYILGAYLRDAADIKRCDIDDLSSE; encoded by the coding sequence GTGGCAAAGGACAGCACCATCCGCGGGCTCATCAAGACCGGTGACCTGTCGGCCATCCGGGTCGGCGGACGCGTCCAGCGGCGGATCGAACGCGTGAAGCTCGAGGAGTACATTCTCGGCGCGTACCTGCGCGATGCTGCGGACATCAAGCGATGTGACATCGACGACCTTTCATCCGAGTAG
- a CDS encoding class I SAM-dependent methyltransferase produces MNPEPDAETVAERILTAALGTIDILAIHLGDRLGWYQSLAKEGPASSSELAERTDTSERYAREWLEQQAITGILTVTEGDSRRFTLPPGSAEVLTDSSSLNYLAPLARMLAGAAVQLPVLHRSYRTGMGVGWSEFGADARESQADMNRPWFELELENALNEAPALVSRLKAEGATIADIGCGAGWSTIALARMLPAARVHGFDIDSESIGLARINATTAGSAARFENLDAARLPAARFDAIFAFECIHDMPYPVRVLAAAREALRPHGTVIVMDEAVGESFAPPGDELERLMYGFSLLICLPDGMAHPGSAGTGTVMRPDTLRRYALDAGFADVRTLPIENFGFFRFYELVP; encoded by the coding sequence ATGAACCCCGAACCGGATGCCGAAACTGTCGCCGAACGTATCCTCACTGCGGCGCTCGGCACGATAGACATCCTCGCCATCCACCTCGGTGACCGGCTCGGCTGGTACCAGAGCCTTGCAAAGGAGGGGCCCGCATCGTCGTCCGAACTGGCGGAGCGCACAGACACGAGTGAGCGTTATGCACGCGAGTGGCTCGAGCAACAGGCCATCACGGGCATCCTGACAGTCACGGAGGGGGACAGCCGGCGTTTCACACTACCTCCCGGCTCCGCGGAGGTCCTCACTGACAGCAGCAGCCTCAACTACCTCGCACCACTGGCTCGAATGCTCGCCGGTGCTGCCGTGCAGTTGCCGGTGCTGCACCGGTCATATCGGACAGGCATGGGCGTAGGGTGGTCCGAGTTCGGGGCTGACGCGCGTGAGTCCCAGGCTGACATGAATCGTCCGTGGTTCGAGCTGGAGCTGGAGAACGCATTGAATGAGGCACCTGCCCTGGTCTCCCGCCTGAAGGCGGAGGGCGCCACGATCGCGGACATCGGCTGTGGTGCCGGCTGGTCGACGATCGCGCTTGCTCGGATGTTGCCGGCTGCGCGGGTGCATGGGTTCGACATCGACTCCGAGTCGATAGGGCTTGCGCGAATCAACGCGACCACAGCGGGAAGTGCTGCCAGATTCGAGAACCTCGACGCTGCGCGACTGCCCGCTGCACGATTCGACGCAATCTTCGCCTTCGAGTGCATCCACGACATGCCCTATCCGGTCAGGGTGCTGGCTGCGGCTCGCGAAGCGCTTCGGCCCCATGGAACCGTGATCGTCATGGATGAGGCGGTCGGCGAATCCTTCGCTCCTCCGGGGGATGAGCTTGAGCGGCTCATGTACGGTTTCAGTTTGCTGATCTGCCTGCCTGACGGGATGGCGCACCCCGGCAGCGCCGGCACAGGAACCGTCATGCGACCGGACACGCTACGCCGATACGCTCTAGACGCAGGATTCGCAGACGTCAGAACTCTGCCTATTGAGAACTTCGGGTTCTTCCGCTTCTACGAACTGGTGCCCTGA
- a CDS encoding alpha/beta fold hydrolase encodes MESEVLDLTLRTHIAVPCLVRGDPDAPPVLLLHAWGESRGCFDRLVDLLTGYKVYAPDLRGQGDADKPESGYSLAEQAEDVAAILDALGVQKAFVLGSSSGGYVAQQLAIAYPDRVAALVLVGVPLSLHGEAPFAAEVERLTDPINEHWVRESLFWYPPQQKVPAWFLEDRILDGVKMPARAWKGILQGLSSATPPTELGTIRAPTLLLWGDHDALLPWRDQQILAARIPGTVVKVYRGVAHLVLWERPDLVARDAVAFLDTLTL; translated from the coding sequence ATGGAATCGGAGGTCCTGGATCTCACGCTCCGGACGCATATTGCGGTTCCGTGCCTCGTTCGTGGCGACCCCGATGCGCCACCCGTCCTGCTGCTGCACGCATGGGGCGAATCGCGAGGGTGCTTTGACCGGCTCGTTGATCTACTCACTGGGTACAAGGTCTATGCCCCCGACCTCCGGGGACAGGGCGACGCGGACAAGCCGGAGTCGGGCTACTCCTTGGCGGAACAGGCGGAAGACGTTGCCGCGATTCTCGACGCACTCGGCGTTCAGAAGGCCTTCGTCCTCGGCTCCTCCAGTGGTGGTTATGTCGCCCAGCAGTTAGCCATCGCATACCCGGACCGGGTCGCAGCTCTGGTCCTCGTTGGCGTACCGCTGAGCCTCCATGGAGAGGCTCCGTTCGCAGCTGAGGTGGAACGCCTGACCGATCCGATCAACGAGCACTGGGTCCGGGAGTCGCTCTTCTGGTATCCGCCACAGCAGAAGGTTCCCGCCTGGTTCCTCGAGGACCGGATCCTCGACGGTGTCAAGATGCCTGCCCGCGCCTGGAAGGGAATCCTGCAGGGTTTGAGCTCCGCGACACCACCAACCGAACTGGGAACCATCCGCGCTCCCACACTCCTCCTGTGGGGTGACCATGACGCATTACTACCGTGGCGGGATCAACAGATCCTGGCGGCGCGGATACCCGGCACGGTGGTGAAGGTCTACCGTGGAGTGGCTCACCTGGTCCTCTGGGAACGCCCGGACTTGGTCGCGCGCGACGCGGTAGCGTTCCTCGACACTCTTACCTTGTGA
- a CDS encoding GNAT family N-acetyltransferase has protein sequence MQEHGVVIQRGTGADAVGITSVHLRSRRQALPYLPVLHSDEETLRWITDVVLETHEVWVVRRNTSILAFMALNDDVLEQLYVDPAHLGQGIGSRLVCLAQERRPKGLQLYTFVRNTRARTFYEHHGFSLVRTGDGSGNEEKEPDALYRWAPEGPDTSSRDPAS, from the coding sequence ATGCAGGAGCACGGCGTGGTGATCCAACGAGGTACCGGCGCCGACGCGGTGGGAATCACCTCGGTCCATCTGCGCTCACGCCGGCAGGCGCTCCCCTACCTGCCGGTGCTGCACAGCGACGAAGAGACGCTCCGGTGGATCACCGATGTGGTCCTGGAAACCCACGAGGTATGGGTCGTGCGCCGCAACACGTCGATCCTCGCCTTTATGGCTTTGAACGACGACGTACTCGAACAGCTCTACGTCGATCCAGCCCACCTCGGTCAAGGCATCGGCTCCCGGTTGGTGTGCCTGGCCCAGGAACGACGACCGAAGGGCCTGCAGCTCTACACTTTCGTGCGCAACACCCGGGCGCGGACCTTCTACGAACACCACGGATTCTCGCTCGTCCGTACCGGAGATGGATCCGGCAACGAGGAGAAGGAGCCTGACGCCCTGTATCGCTGGGCACCGGAAGGCCCCGACACTTCGTCCCGGGACCCCGCGAGCTGA
- a CDS encoding putative bifunctional diguanylate cyclase/phosphodiesterase produces MVPENVAKDDMPSGAQRRGIPETGLQDHHSIRADTRPIVSRTSWLLIGTLVIVFAVFAAAVALRDSDEFSPMVDGVLGLLALWIPTGLAWWTGFRVNGRRWDILFSAGALSCWAVGTTCYVLQSAVGADILFPSPADVAYFGFYLLMSSALAFIVRNRLRTMTWPIVLDSAIGALGAAAVLGVVLGPFLESNFTGPRTLETVLGAGYPLMDLLLVATVIGMTATTGFSTGDGWILLVLGLITFTGADIAFAFAELNDSYVVGMPMDVGWAAGMALIAAWAVIQGRRPGSDNRRRVSLPAQAVPALATIAGLGVLILASQQRIGLPTVVLASLTLAFAALPLVFRQRLQLTHATRQARTDELTGLPNRRALYADVPARLSADGRRRSAVMLLDLDKFKEINDGLGHDLGDVLLVQVAARLSAQLRPADLLARMGGDEFVIHLDSCGQEEAQAVANNLRVALAEPYDLGGITIYINASIGIACYPEQGQDLALLLRKADMAMYSAKSTHSGHAVYADGAPGLTAHQFHTVQVLNEALVHDQLVLHFQPKVDLVTGDVRGVEALVRWEHPTLGLLQPDRFLKRFEEAGLLPALTDVVLTQALDQASVWADGALPLSVAVNLPASSIIDSRLPAQIASMTSARGLHPSVLVLEITEDALVADRTRAHQTLTALRDLGVRIAVDDFGKGYSSLSYLRELPIDELKLDKSFILTMMDDVRATALVVSTIDLAHSLGLEMTAEGVEDPKTYRALTDYGCDIAQGYFMSRPLSVKDFDTWLSNRTHLPGQDVVELAHTETTPSSTG; encoded by the coding sequence GTGGTACCAGAGAACGTCGCCAAGGACGATATGCCTTCAGGCGCGCAACGCAGGGGCATACCCGAAACGGGCCTGCAGGACCATCATTCGATTCGTGCAGACACACGCCCGATTGTAAGCCGCACCTCCTGGCTCCTGATCGGGACCCTCGTCATCGTTTTCGCCGTGTTCGCAGCTGCTGTCGCCTTACGTGACTCCGACGAGTTCAGCCCCATGGTTGATGGTGTGTTGGGCCTGCTGGCGCTATGGATTCCGACCGGCCTGGCTTGGTGGACCGGGTTCCGCGTGAACGGGCGGCGGTGGGACATCTTGTTCTCCGCAGGTGCCCTGTCGTGCTGGGCTGTGGGGACCACCTGTTACGTGCTGCAGTCCGCGGTAGGCGCCGACATCCTTTTCCCCTCGCCCGCGGATGTGGCCTATTTCGGGTTCTATCTCCTGATGTCGTCGGCTCTTGCCTTCATCGTCCGCAATCGGCTGCGCACCATGACATGGCCCATTGTCCTGGACAGCGCGATCGGCGCCCTTGGCGCGGCCGCCGTACTCGGCGTCGTTCTCGGACCCTTCCTGGAATCGAATTTCACCGGGCCCCGCACCCTGGAAACAGTGCTCGGAGCAGGCTATCCGCTGATGGATCTTCTGCTGGTGGCGACTGTCATCGGAATGACGGCCACTACCGGATTCTCGACCGGTGACGGTTGGATCCTCCTTGTTCTGGGATTGATCACCTTTACCGGTGCTGACATTGCTTTTGCCTTCGCGGAGTTGAACGACTCCTATGTTGTAGGCATGCCGATGGATGTCGGGTGGGCCGCCGGCATGGCGCTGATCGCAGCCTGGGCCGTCATTCAGGGCCGCCGTCCCGGAAGCGATAACCGCCGACGGGTCTCGCTCCCGGCGCAGGCTGTCCCAGCACTGGCGACAATTGCCGGGTTGGGCGTCTTGATCCTGGCTTCCCAGCAGCGGATCGGTCTACCCACGGTGGTACTCGCCAGTCTGACTCTGGCCTTCGCGGCGCTGCCGCTGGTATTCCGTCAGCGGCTGCAGCTGACGCACGCCACGCGCCAGGCGCGTACTGATGAGCTCACAGGCCTCCCCAACAGGCGGGCGCTCTACGCCGATGTACCCGCTCGTCTGTCAGCCGACGGACGACGCCGCAGCGCGGTGATGCTGCTGGACCTGGACAAGTTCAAGGAGATCAACGACGGCCTCGGCCACGACCTCGGAGATGTGCTCCTCGTCCAGGTTGCCGCACGGCTGTCCGCACAGCTACGACCCGCAGACCTGCTTGCACGGATGGGCGGGGACGAATTCGTGATCCACCTCGACAGCTGCGGGCAGGAAGAGGCGCAGGCCGTGGCAAACAACCTCAGGGTCGCTTTGGCTGAGCCCTACGACCTCGGGGGCATCACGATCTACATCAATGCGAGCATCGGCATTGCGTGCTATCCGGAACAAGGGCAGGACCTCGCCCTGTTGCTGCGCAAGGCCGATATGGCGATGTACTCCGCGAAATCCACGCATAGCGGACACGCGGTCTACGCCGATGGTGCACCAGGGCTCACAGCACACCAGTTTCATACCGTGCAGGTCCTCAATGAAGCACTCGTGCACGATCAGCTCGTCCTTCACTTCCAACCCAAGGTCGACCTCGTGACAGGAGATGTCCGGGGTGTGGAGGCCCTGGTCCGGTGGGAGCACCCAACCCTGGGGCTGCTTCAGCCGGATCGCTTCCTTAAACGGTTCGAAGAAGCAGGTCTCCTGCCGGCGCTGACCGACGTGGTACTGACTCAAGCCCTGGATCAGGCCTCTGTCTGGGCGGACGGGGCTCTGCCACTCTCGGTGGCGGTCAATCTCCCCGCCAGCTCGATCATCGATTCCAGGCTCCCTGCACAGATCGCGTCCATGACCTCGGCGCGCGGGCTACACCCGTCCGTGCTGGTCCTCGAGATCACAGAAGACGCTCTCGTAGCGGATCGCACCCGGGCGCATCAGACGCTGACTGCTCTTCGCGACCTGGGTGTCCGGATCGCGGTGGACGACTTCGGCAAGGGGTACAGCTCGCTGTCGTACCTGCGCGAGCTGCCGATCGATGAACTGAAGCTCGACAAGTCCTTCATCCTCACCATGATGGACGATGTGCGCGCCACGGCTCTTGTGGTGTCAACCATCGACCTGGCCCACAGCCTGGGCCTTGAAATGACGGCCGAAGGGGTCGAAGACCCGAAGACGTACCGTGCCCTCACCGACTATGGATGCGACATCGCTCAGGGCTACTTCATGTCCAGACCTCTGTCCGTCAAGGACTTCGACACCTGGCTCAGCAACCGCACGCATCTTCCGGGCCAAGACGTTGTCGAACTCGCTCACACCGAGACAACGCCATCCAGCACAGGCTGA
- a CDS encoding SDR family NAD(P)-dependent oxidoreductase, which produces MDPATYLNDLFSLKGRVALVTGGSSGIGRAIALALSGAGARVLVAARTAATIEATLEGMREAGGFGDGIIADLSTRDGTHALADAAGDVDILVNSAGINLRPPMSDLDEATWDLTMRVNLEAPFILGQRLAPGMAQRGFGRIIHISSQQAHRPFAASGAYGVSKAALEALARSQSEAWASDGVTANVLVPGFVQTPLNQRLSSDPATVRSLAARTLIGRNGAAEDFAGAAVFLASAASAYVVGQSLAVDGGFSVH; this is translated from the coding sequence ATGGACCCGGCAACGTACCTCAATGATCTCTTCAGCCTGAAAGGGCGCGTGGCGCTCGTTACAGGGGGAAGTTCGGGTATTGGTCGGGCCATCGCACTAGCGCTCAGTGGAGCAGGCGCACGCGTGCTCGTCGCGGCGCGAACGGCCGCTACGATCGAGGCGACTCTTGAGGGGATGCGCGAGGCAGGCGGGTTCGGTGACGGCATCATCGCGGATCTTTCAACTCGCGATGGAACCCATGCACTGGCCGATGCGGCCGGCGACGTCGACATCTTGGTGAACTCGGCCGGCATCAACCTCCGCCCTCCGATGTCCGACCTCGATGAGGCCACCTGGGACCTGACGATGCGAGTAAACCTGGAAGCGCCGTTCATTCTTGGTCAGCGTTTAGCGCCCGGTATGGCACAACGCGGTTTCGGGCGAATCATCCACATAAGTTCACAGCAAGCGCACCGACCATTTGCTGCAAGTGGTGCCTACGGGGTGTCCAAAGCAGCGCTGGAGGCGCTGGCCCGATCACAATCCGAAGCGTGGGCATCGGATGGGGTGACAGCGAACGTACTGGTGCCAGGCTTCGTGCAGACCCCGCTGAATCAGCGCCTCAGCTCGGACCCGGCAACCGTCCGCTCGCTAGCGGCACGGACACTCATCGGGCGAAACGGTGCAGCAGAAGACTTCGCCGGCGCAGCTGTATTTCTGGCTAGCGCCGCGTCAGCGTACGTTGTCGGACAGTCACTCGCCGTCGACGGCGGGTTCTCGGTTCACTGA
- a CDS encoding dihydrofolate reductase family protein, translated as MKLTSMTQVTVDGVMQGNGHATDEERRDGFVRGGWAMGRFDDGTGVFITEAYQRADAFLFGRRTYEMFADTWGTIEEMRDHPIGVALNRAPKYVASTTLSDVHWENTTLLSDDLLAVVRGLKAEPGGELQVHGSGALIRWLLRNDLLDEVTLLVVPVILGQGVRLFPEDGPDVALELVESRSDSKGVAIQVYRPAGRPQYAPNFAS; from the coding sequence ATGAAACTGACGAGCATGACGCAAGTGACCGTCGATGGAGTGATGCAAGGAAACGGGCACGCAACCGATGAGGAACGCAGGGACGGATTCGTCCGCGGCGGATGGGCCATGGGGAGGTTCGACGACGGAACCGGGGTGTTCATCACCGAGGCTTACCAGCGGGCCGACGCGTTTCTGTTCGGACGTAGGACATACGAGATGTTTGCCGACACTTGGGGAACGATCGAGGAAATGCGCGACCACCCCATCGGAGTGGCCTTGAATAGGGCGCCAAAGTACGTCGCATCGACCACTCTTTCCGACGTCCACTGGGAAAACACGACTCTCCTCTCCGACGATCTGCTGGCGGTCGTCCGGGGGCTGAAGGCTGAGCCGGGAGGTGAACTGCAGGTGCACGGGAGCGGCGCTTTGATCCGATGGTTGCTACGGAACGACCTTCTCGATGAGGTCACTTTGCTTGTCGTTCCGGTCATCCTCGGTCAGGGCGTACGTCTGTTTCCCGAAGACGGCCCGGATGTCGCGCTCGAACTGGTCGAATCACGATCCGATTCGAAGGGCGTTGCGATCCAGGTCTATCGACCCGCTGGCCGGCCGCAGTATGCGCCGAACTTCGCTTCCTGA
- a CDS encoding GNAT family N-acetyltransferase translates to MGYWVSPEHWGKGVAGAMVDEAIILIPELFGVRTLIARVDPGNVASARILAHRGFTSCASRDGLDHYSRDI, encoded by the coding sequence ATCGGCTACTGGGTATCCCCGGAGCACTGGGGCAAAGGTGTTGCCGGCGCAATGGTCGACGAAGCCATCATCCTGATCCCTGAGTTATTCGGCGTGAGGACGTTGATCGCTCGTGTGGACCCGGGCAATGTCGCGTCCGCTCGAATCCTGGCCCACCGTGGCTTCACTTCCTGTGCATCCAGGGACGGCCTCGACCACTACAGCCGGGACATCTAA
- a CDS encoding glycosyl-4,4'-diaponeurosporenoate acyltransferase CrtO family protein, with protein sequence MAALSGPSGPVTAGLLVGLGMAVAGWFAIGPDHVVYAIVVQGAFLFMALLSGPALVDVARSRYRVRTCEPRMYTLFGAEALRRLLDVAGWNRVISQMRLAEEGESRRARFLRGTEQSETGHCLGFAATALLVSIAAATTHPKGAGQILLVGVILHAYPVMMQRIVRFRITRHRTTTHGRAQ encoded by the coding sequence GTGGCAGCACTGAGCGGACCGTCTGGCCCGGTGACTGCGGGTCTGCTGGTCGGTCTCGGAATGGCGGTCGCCGGCTGGTTCGCCATCGGACCCGATCACGTCGTCTACGCGATCGTCGTGCAGGGTGCCTTCCTGTTCATGGCACTGCTGTCAGGTCCGGCCCTGGTCGATGTCGCCCGTTCCCGCTACCGGGTCAGAACCTGCGAGCCGAGGATGTACACACTGTTCGGCGCGGAGGCACTCCGTAGGCTTCTCGACGTGGCCGGCTGGAACCGTGTCATCAGCCAGATGCGTCTGGCGGAGGAAGGAGAATCCCGGAGAGCTCGCTTCCTCCGAGGGACCGAGCAGTCCGAGACCGGCCACTGTCTTGGCTTCGCCGCTACCGCGCTGCTGGTCAGCATCGCCGCGGCCACGACACATCCCAAAGGAGCTGGGCAGATACTGCTCGTCGGGGTGATTCTTCACGCATACCCCGTCATGATGCAACGCATCGTCCGCTTCAGGATCACCAGACATCGCACCACCACCCATGGACGCGCACAGTGA
- a CDS encoding dihydrofolate reductase family protein — MSRLVVSVLASLDGYFQGPGGDLTVMPFEDAFNTHNLELLSTAGTLVYGSTWFPENWDFWSRVAADSSASRREHDIAHFVTTLPSVVISDSMAADPQAPWARTARIVPRSAAPAEITRLKEEGNGDVLMFGSATTWNPLLELGLVDELIVLVGSALLGEGNKLYAGSRTGLRLAGASVLPGSELVKLRYLTTG; from the coding sequence ATGAGCAGACTCGTTGTTTCAGTTCTTGCCTCACTCGACGGCTACTTTCAGGGCCCCGGCGGCGATCTAACGGTGATGCCTTTCGAGGACGCGTTCAACACGCACAATCTGGAGCTCCTGAGCACTGCGGGCACCCTCGTGTATGGGAGTACTTGGTTCCCCGAGAACTGGGATTTCTGGTCCAGGGTTGCGGCTGATTCATCTGCGAGCAGACGGGAACACGACATCGCGCATTTCGTCACCACGCTGCCATCTGTTGTCATCAGCGATTCCATGGCGGCGGATCCTCAGGCGCCGTGGGCGCGGACTGCCCGGATCGTCCCTAGATCCGCGGCGCCGGCAGAGATCACCCGACTCAAAGAGGAAGGCAATGGTGACGTGCTGATGTTCGGCAGTGCAACGACCTGGAATCCACTGCTCGAGCTAGGGCTGGTTGATGAGCTCATCGTTCTGGTCGGTTCCGCTCTCCTTGGAGAGGGAAACAAGCTCTACGCTGGCTCTCGTACCGGCCTGCGGCTGGCCGGCGCGAGTGTCTTGCCGGGGTCAGAGCTCGTGAAGCTTCGCTACCTCACCACCGGCTAA
- a CDS encoding TetR/AcrR family transcriptional regulator, producing the protein MGRPREFDIESAVTAATKLFVDEGYEGCSMDRLVQATGVHRGSLYATFGSKRGIFVECLRASIVQGADRSELLLVALGELAARDEEVRTLCAQALTVWGEDAAQELGRRLLARAGLNEGSP; encoded by the coding sequence ATGGGCCGCCCTAGAGAGTTCGATATCGAATCCGCTGTTACCGCGGCGACGAAGCTGTTCGTTGATGAGGGGTACGAGGGCTGCTCGATGGATCGGCTCGTGCAGGCCACCGGTGTACACCGGGGAAGCTTGTACGCGACCTTCGGCAGCAAGCGGGGCATCTTCGTCGAGTGCCTGCGCGCGTCCATCGTGCAAGGTGCAGACCGATCCGAACTCCTCTTGGTCGCGCTAGGCGAACTGGCAGCACGAGACGAAGAAGTGCGAACCCTCTGCGCCCAAGCCCTCACGGTCTGGGGCGAGGACGCGGCCCAGGAACTCGGAAGACGATTGCTGGCGCGGGCCGGCCTGAACGAAGGATCTCCATGA
- a CDS encoding tetratricopeptide repeat protein, with protein MLFELGGVHDALGLENEAIPLYREAIVAGLDGTSAHRASMKRPAPRMR; from the coding sequence GTGCTGTTCGAACTGGGCGGAGTACACGATGCGCTGGGACTCGAGAATGAAGCCATTCCGCTCTACCGGGAAGCCATCGTTGCCGGGCTCGACGGGACTAGCGCGCACCGAGCGTCGATGAAACGCCCCGCTCCCCGAATGCGCTGA
- a CDS encoding GNAT family N-acetyltransferase: MSINLVRLDAVGNDHEALVNFMTRNEFRFHGTPRITRQAIEASIAKGAYRNEDNDSFWIDHAEHGRIGIARVQDLRDPTAMFDLRLDEEFRGRGLGLDSLRALTQHVFSTLPDTHRFEGQTREDNIAMRKTFLRCGWAKEAHYREGWPVQGGTPVASVAYSILRRDWETGQTTTFVWEDLTL; encoded by the coding sequence ATGTCGATCAATCTTGTGCGCCTGGACGCCGTCGGGAATGATCATGAGGCGCTGGTGAACTTCATGACGCGCAACGAGTTCCGCTTCCATGGAACCCCGCGCATTACACGCCAAGCGATCGAAGCCTCCATCGCCAAGGGCGCGTACCGGAACGAGGACAACGATTCCTTCTGGATTGACCACGCCGAGCACGGACGAATCGGAATCGCCCGGGTTCAGGACCTTCGAGATCCCACTGCAATGTTCGACCTGCGTCTCGATGAAGAGTTCCGGGGACGAGGCCTTGGCCTCGATAGCTTGCGGGCGCTCACACAGCACGTCTTCTCAACGCTGCCGGACACTCACCGTTTCGAGGGGCAGACCAGGGAGGACAACATCGCGATGCGAAAGACCTTCCTGCGCTGTGGCTGGGCCAAGGAAGCCCACTACCGCGAAGGGTGGCCGGTCCAGGGCGGAACCCCTGTCGCTTCGGTCGCCTACTCCATCCTTCGCCGTGATTGGGAAACAGGGCAGACGACGACGTTCGTATGGGAGGACCTCACCCTTTGA
- a CDS encoding VOC family protein, whose translation MDLASIRIITHDVDRLTNFYETVTGTVAARPAPVFAEFRTATGTLAIADTATVAMLGDHAPKPGSNETIIIEYLVTDVDAEFARLQDVLEDIVLEPTTMPWGNRSTLFRDPDGNLVNLFSRPTL comes from the coding sequence ATGGACCTCGCATCGATCCGCATCATCACTCACGACGTCGACCGGCTCACCAACTTCTACGAGACCGTCACGGGGACCGTCGCCGCACGGCCCGCACCTGTCTTCGCTGAGTTCCGAACGGCCACGGGAACCCTCGCGATCGCAGACACAGCAACCGTCGCGATGCTCGGCGACCACGCACCAAAGCCTGGGAGCAACGAGACGATCATCATCGAGTACCTTGTCACCGACGTCGATGCGGAGTTCGCTCGACTGCAGGACGTACTCGAGGACATCGTGCTCGAACCGACCACCATGCCCTGGGGCAACAGGTCCACCCTGTTCCGCGATCCTGATGGCAACCTCGTGAACCTCTTCTCCAGGCCGACCCTCTGA
- a CDS encoding helix-turn-helix transcriptional regulator — protein sequence MNRTDRLYALVEELRAVAPRPRSARWLAEKFEVSSRTIERDLSALQHSGVPIWAEPGRTGGYCLDPAHTLAPLGFTVDEALAVMISLGTLVTSPFRDAAMSALHKVVAVTDGRRLSETAELASRIHLLGEHRSNEAPQELADALRTGQVLQIVYIDRNGIATSRSVEPMGFVGKGSDWYLIAWCRLRDSLRAFRGDRITEAKSLGERPPRRPLRVEDLGIVQGKLRMVGPGEKSS from the coding sequence GTGAATCGCACCGACCGGCTCTACGCACTCGTGGAAGAGCTGCGGGCTGTGGCACCACGTCCGAGGAGTGCCCGGTGGCTTGCCGAGAAATTCGAGGTCAGCTCCCGGACCATCGAGCGGGACCTGTCGGCATTGCAACACAGCGGAGTCCCCATCTGGGCAGAACCTGGCCGCACCGGAGGCTACTGCCTTGATCCGGCGCACACCCTGGCGCCCCTCGGGTTCACTGTCGACGAGGCACTGGCCGTGATGATCTCTCTGGGCACGCTGGTCACCAGCCCGTTCCGCGATGCAGCGATGTCGGCGCTCCATAAGGTCGTTGCCGTCACGGACGGTCGCCGCCTGAGCGAGACAGCGGAGCTCGCTAGCCGTATCCACCTGCTTGGTGAGCATAGGTCGAACGAGGCGCCGCAGGAGCTGGCCGATGCACTGCGAACCGGGCAGGTTCTGCAGATCGTCTACATCGACCGCAACGGAATCGCGACGTCAAGGAGCGTCGAACCCATGGGATTCGTCGGCAAGGGCAGCGATTGGTACCTGATCGCCTGGTGCCGCCTCCGCGACAGCCTTCGCGCGTTCCGAGGCGACCGCATCACCGAGGCGAAGTCCTTGGGCGAGCGACCACCGCGGCGCCCACTCCGCGTAGAAGACCTCGGCATCGTGCAAGGGAAGTTACGGATGGTCGGCCCGGGCGAGAAATCATCCTAA